CCACGAGCCCGCTGGATGGATTTAGGGCCTACTTCACGCCCAGCAACATCAACACGGAACTGCTCCGCGTCAGCGGCCCGGACGTGCCCGAGACAATTCGGCTTGCGACTCTCAGCAGCTATCGCGGAGACACGTTTGTGGCCGCCGAGGACCAGGATCCCGCAGGCGGATACCGGCAGCTGGCCTTGCGGGTCGAAGACGTGGCGGGGCCCGCGGCCACTGTCGAAGTGACGGTGGGGGCCTACGAGGGCGTATGGGTGCCGTCGCCGGGACAACCGATCCGGATCGACTTCCACGGCAAAGATTCGCGGCAATTGACAAACGCGACCTACTTTTCCGCGCAGGCCGATCAACTGATCGTGGTCGAGCCCAGGGATGAAAACGCAGGGCTCAGCACGGGGGATCGCTATCACCTGACGTATTCGCGAATGCCGCTGGCCAACGCGGTGGGGCGATCGACGGGGATCGTTCCCGCCTGGACCGCCCGGCAGGCACCGGCGATGTACCAGTGGCTTGCACAGACAGGCGCCGACCTGTCCACCGTGGGGGGCGTGCAGGACGCCGTGACGGCGATGATGAGTGCGTCCTATCTAGGGCACTCCCTCGACGATCCCGCCGCCGGCGGGTCGCGGAGCGGGACCTGGCTCGAGGATCTTCCCGCTAACTACACATTTTGGCCGAGCTTCGCGGGACACAACCTGCGCAGCCTTGAGCAGAACATCTTCGCGCCCATGATCGACCCGGCATACGAACCCTGCACCTCGGCCAGCGACCGGCAGTGCGCCGCGACCGTTGGCGATGACGAGCAGTACGCCAGCGCGGCCGCACTCATCGCCCAGGCCGGCGGGTTCGCTACGCGTCTCGTGGTGGGGGCCAACGTCAGGGCCGATGGATCGGTGCGGGGAGGGGATGTGCGCGCATGGACCGAGATTCAGGACACGACGGGCCAATGGAACCGCATCGAGGCGACGGCCCGCACCGACAACTCCTTCCGCGACGATAATCCCACCCCAACACCCAGGCAGTATTCCAACCCCGTAGACGCCGGGGCGGCCACGCAGAGCGCTCCGCCGGATGACAGGGGCCAGGCGGGGACGGGTAGCACCACCGAAGCTCCATCCGGGAATGAAGACGCGGCGCGGGCGGCGATGTGGATCCGCATCGCGACGTGGGCCGGCGGCGGGACCATTGCGCTGGCAGTCCTGACGCTCCCACTGTGGCTGGCGCTGCTCGCGAAGGCGATCCGGCGGCGCCGGCGGAGGCGCCGCGGGACCCCGGAGGACCAGATCACCGCCGGGTGGGATGAGTTCGTTGACCACCATATCGACGCGGGCCGCCCCGCGCCTGGGGCCCGCACCCGCGCGGAAACGGCCCGACTCTACGGCGGCGACAACGCCGCATACATCGCTGACCTGGCCGATCGGGCCGTCTTTTCGCATTACGATCCCGCAGCGAGGCTGAGTGAGGACTTTTGGGTGGAATTACATGGGTACCGTGCGCGTGAGCGCGCGCAAATGTCGAAAGCTGCGCGGATCAAGAGCGCAGCGTCGTGGCGGTCACTGCGAAGGCGGCGCTACAGCGCCGCGGGGAACACTAAGGGGGGCGGCTCATGAGGGGTATGGCGACGCGCGTTGCGGCACTGACGCACGGTGGTTTGGTCAGGAGCCACAACGAAGACGCCTTCGTGGCCGACGGTACGGTGTTCGCGGTCGCCGATGGGATGGGCGGGCACGAACGAGGCGAGGTTGCTTCCGCGATGGTGGTCGCAACGCTGGGGGAATTGGCAAGGGACTCGCCGGGGGCCGCCACGACGTGCACCAAGGTGGCGGGGGCGCTCGCGGATGCGCAGGTGAATGTCGAGCGTATCTCGGGCGGCGCCGCGCGCGCGGCGGGCTCGACGGTGGCCGGAGCGGCTTTGGTAGGCGGGCCCGCAAACTATCAGTGGATGATCTTTCACATCGGCGACTCCCGCGTGTACAGGCTCGCGCACGGAACCTTGGAATTGCTCACGATCGACCATTCACTCGTGCAGGAGCTTGTTGATTCCGGCAACCTCACCCCGGCGCAGGCGCGCACCTCGCCGCACCGCAACGTCATCACCCGCGCGCTCGGTTCCCCGGATCATGAACCATCCGTTCGGACCATTCGCGTTGCGCCGGGTGAACGCATCATGATGTGCACCGACGGTCTGACGAACGAATTGTCGGACGCCGAAATTCGGCAGGTGCTATTGGCGGTACCCGATACGGAGATGGCCGTGCGCACGCTCGTCCAAAACGCACTCGATCACGGGGGCCGAGACAATGTGAGCGTGGTACTCGTCGATGTGGATGCTAGCGATGCCGACGGGCCGGTGGGCGAGGACCCGGGCGAAGGCGCCAGCGACGCACCGAGCGAAGATACGGCCCCATCGCGGCGGCGGGAGGGCGCCGGGACACATGAGTGACGAATCCGACTGCGACGACACGATAGTTCGCCCGCAGCTGCCCGCACGGGAACCGGAGGCCACTGCCTCGCACGAGGAAGACACGGTGGTGCAGGGCGCGTCCGCCGCGGGCGGCCTGCCCACCCCGGGTGCGTCGCCGCCGCAGATTCCCGAACCGGCGCGCGATTCGTACGCATTGCGCAGCCCGCCGACGGAACTCGCGCCGGCGACGCGCGACTTCGCTATTGCATCCACGCGCACCCGTGTCGGGGTTCCCGCGCCGCCCCGCGCGCGCGGGCGCGTTGTGGGGCCGCGCTTCGGTGGAATAATGCTCTACGCGTCCGTGATCGTGATCGGGATCGCGGCGGGAGCGTACCTTCTCAACGGGTGGTGGCATGGCTGACTTGGTTCCGTGGGTCTATCAGACGGCTTTGATCACGCGGTTTCGCGGCCTGCGCCAGCGCGACGGCATCCTGCTGCGGGGCGACGCCGGCTGGGGAGAGTTTTCGCCGTTTTGGGACTACGACGACAACGAGTCGGCGCCGTGGCTGCGCAGCGCTCTCGAGATGGCGCATACCGAAGCGCCTGCCCCCGTGCGATCCCGCATACCGGTGAACGTCACGGTGCCTGCGGTCGGTGCGCAACGGGCCGCCCAGATCGTGCGCGGGGGGCGCGGATGCACCACGGCAAAGGTGAAGGTTGCTGCCGCGGGGGACACCGAGGCAGCGGAGGTCAGCCGCCTGGAGGCGGTCCGCGATGCGTTGGGGCCCGGCGGGCGGATCCGCATCGACGCTAATGGGGGGTGGTCGCCGCAGGTCGCCATCCGGCGAATCCCGGTGCTTGATCGCGCCGCGGGAGGGCTCGAATACGTGGAACAGCCCTGTCCCACCGTGGAGGACCTGGCGTATGTGCGCAAACACGTCGATGTGCCAATCGCGGCCGATGAGTCGATTCGGCGCGCGGAAGACCCGTTGCGCGTGGTGCGCGAACACGCGGCCGATATTGCGGTGCTGAAAGTGCAACCGCTGGGTGGGATCCGCAGCGCGCTGCGGATCGCCGAGCAAATCAAGATCCCGGTCGTAGTTTCCTCGGCCCTCGAATCCTCCATCGGGATAGCTGCGGGGGTCGCTTTGGCCGCGGCGCTCCCGGAATTGCCTTTTGCCTGCGGACTCGCCACCACCTTGCTATTTGCGCACGATCCCGTGGCCAAGTCGCTGGTCCCGACGCAGGGGGCCCTAGACGTTGCGGCGGCGCTGGATATTCAACGCGGCGGCCCGACGGGGGAGCCGGCAGCGGGCCCGCGGGCCGACCGGTGGCGCGAACGCTTGCATCGAGTGGGTAAATTGGTCGAGTGAAACAGCCACCCGCGGTGCTCGCCGCTACCGCGATCGTCCGCGCTTTGATCGCCTCGGGTGTGCGCAGCGTCGTCATTTGCCCGGGTTCGCGTGATGCCCCCCTGATTTACGCGTTTGCGACCGCTGCCGACCGCGGACTTTGCCGGATCTTCAGCAGATCAGACGAGCGCTCCGCAGCCTTTTTGGCGCTCGGACTGAGCCTGGGCGCCGACCGCGCGCCCGTCGCCGTGGTGACTACGTCCGGCACGGCGGTGGCCAACCTGCACCCGGCAATGCTGGAAGCGGCGCACGCAGGCGTACCCCTGATCGCCGTGACGGCCGACAGGCCGCAGCGTTTGCAAGGAACAGGTGCGAACCAGACTACGGTTCAAGCGGGCGCGTTTGGCCCGGCGACCGGCACCGTCGTCGTGCCTTGCGCAGATCCGGCGGACATCGAAAAGGCCGTTTCCGACGCCGTCGCCGGTGCCGTCCGGCCCGGCGACAACTCGCCCGCGCACCTGAACTGTCCCTTCGATGACCCACTGGTACCAAGCGGCGCCGACGGCAGTTGGCAGGATCTTGGAGATCGCGTGGAAGCGGGGGAGGTTCGGCCCGCCGCCAGCGCCCCCGTCGCGCCGCGTTCGGCTCGGCTCACTGCCGCACAAAGCCAACGGATTCTTCGAACCGATAGAACGGTCGTGATCGCCGGTTCCGACGCGGGACCGGACGCGGGTCGCCTGGCGCGCGCACAGGGTTGGCCGCTGATCCGCGAGATCACCGCGGGCTTCGGGCCGGGACCCTGCGACGTCCCGTCGTACCGGGAAGCGATCGACCGGTTCTTCGGAGACGGTCCGCACGGCCGACTCGAACAGGTGGTTGTGTTCGGCCGCCCGACGTTGTCGCGCCAGGCATCCGCGTTGGCATCCGCGCCCGGCATCCGGCTGATTTCGATCGGGCAGATGCACGGTGGCGTTGACCGCTTCTTCGATCCTGCTCGCCGCGCGCACTTGCGCTTGGAGGGCGCACCGGCCGGTTGGTTGCGCGATGCGTCGCCGAGCGCCCGCCGGAGCGACTGGCTGCGATTGTGGCTTACGGGGGCCGCCGCACCGCGCGCGTTCGGTGCCTCGCGGGGTGAGCATGGGCTTAGCGGGCGCGCGGCGGTGGGAGCCGTGGTCGAGTCGCTGGCACCCGGGATGGCCCTGGTCTTGGGTCCTTCCAGGGCGATCAGGCACGCGGACGAGGCCGCCCTTCCCCCCGGAATCGCGATCCATTCCAACCGTGGCCTTGCGGGAATCGACGGCGTCGTTTCCACGGCGATCGGCGTCGCGCACGCGCGACCCGCATCCGATACGGTCGCCGTCATGGGCGATGTGACCTTCCTGCACGACATGGCGGGGCTACATCGCAGCGCGGGCGAGCGCCCACTTAGGTTGTCGATCGTGGTGCTGGCCGATGGTGGAGGCACCATATTTCGCGGGCTGGAACACGATGCATTTGCCGAATCGGACTCGCGGGCCCGCAGGGCCGTTGAGCAACTGCTGGTTACGCCTCCGAGCGTGCGGGTTGGTTCTGTGGCCACGGCGCTTGGCGCCGATTACGTGAGCGTCGACGCCGAGCCGCAACTCCGCGCGGCGATGAGCGACAGGCCCGGCGGGTTGCGCGTCATCGAAGCGCGGATCGTTTCATAGGAAGCGTCCA
This is a stretch of genomic DNA from Rarobacter incanus. It encodes these proteins:
- a CDS encoding transglutaminase domain-containing protein produces the protein MSQSRDGWRTGSRRASWILDACAIVILQSIAAVICAPAYGSWRFAVAAVLAIGAPAAIAIILTWGVWLRARGVWAAYGIWYLITGIPVAIGSALWDLPANLGYGASQLLTAPVTAWKPLVTLDEPLGAFGTVLVPAYIVFGTTTLFAVLVAVRRPRLVGWQLAAVGAALVFAIGTGPKDPGELVLHFFGDVEVGREAVWGALWAAAALAWAAWRVRVSYRYAQRVNAKGRRKPRRSGAMAGRLAAATAIMVLAVVVSAGPGQALLPARSVARMWFSSPTVQPPATSPLDGFRAYFTPSNINTELLRVSGPDVPETIRLATLSSYRGDTFVAAEDQDPAGGYRQLALRVEDVAGPAATVEVTVGAYEGVWVPSPGQPIRIDFHGKDSRQLTNATYFSAQADQLIVVEPRDENAGLSTGDRYHLTYSRMPLANAVGRSTGIVPAWTARQAPAMYQWLAQTGADLSTVGGVQDAVTAMMSASYLGHSLDDPAAGGSRSGTWLEDLPANYTFWPSFAGHNLRSLEQNIFAPMIDPAYEPCTSASDRQCAATVGDDEQYASAAALIAQAGGFATRLVVGANVRADGSVRGGDVRAWTEIQDTTGQWNRIEATARTDNSFRDDNPTPTPRQYSNPVDAGAATQSAPPDDRGQAGTGSTTEAPSGNEDAARAAMWIRIATWAGGGTIALAVLTLPLWLALLAKAIRRRRRRRRGTPEDQITAGWDEFVDHHIDAGRPAPGARTRAETARLYGGDNAAYIADLADRAVFSHYDPAARLSEDFWVELHGYRARERAQMSKAARIKSAASWRSLRRRRYSAAGNTKGGGS
- a CDS encoding PP2C family protein-serine/threonine phosphatase, whose product is MRGMATRVAALTHGGLVRSHNEDAFVADGTVFAVADGMGGHERGEVASAMVVATLGELARDSPGAATTCTKVAGALADAQVNVERISGGAARAAGSTVAGAALVGGPANYQWMIFHIGDSRVYRLAHGTLELLTIDHSLVQELVDSGNLTPAQARTSPHRNVITRALGSPDHEPSVRTIRVAPGERIMMCTDGLTNELSDAEIRQVLLAVPDTEMAVRTLVQNALDHGGRDNVSVVLVDVDASDADGPVGEDPGEGASDAPSEDTAPSRRREGAGTHE
- the menD gene encoding 2-succinyl-5-enolpyruvyl-6-hydroxy-3-cyclohexene-1-carboxylic-acid synthase: MKQPPAVLAATAIVRALIASGVRSVVICPGSRDAPLIYAFATAADRGLCRIFSRSDERSAAFLALGLSLGADRAPVAVVTTSGTAVANLHPAMLEAAHAGVPLIAVTADRPQRLQGTGANQTTVQAGAFGPATGTVVVPCADPADIEKAVSDAVAGAVRPGDNSPAHLNCPFDDPLVPSGADGSWQDLGDRVEAGEVRPAASAPVAPRSARLTAAQSQRILRTDRTVVIAGSDAGPDAGRLARAQGWPLIREITAGFGPGPCDVPSYREAIDRFFGDGPHGRLEQVVVFGRPTLSRQASALASAPGIRLISIGQMHGGVDRFFDPARRAHLRLEGAPAGWLRDASPSARRSDWLRLWLTGAAAPRAFGASRGEHGLSGRAAVGAVVESLAPGMALVLGPSRAIRHADEAALPPGIAIHSNRGLAGIDGVVSTAIGVAHARPASDTVAVMGDVTFLHDMAGLHRSAGERPLRLSIVVLADGGGTIFRGLEHDAFAESDSRARRAVEQLLVTPPSVRVGSVATALGADYVSVDAEPQLRAAMSDRPGGLRVIEARIVS
- a CDS encoding o-succinylbenzoate synthase, which encodes MADLVPWVYQTALITRFRGLRQRDGILLRGDAGWGEFSPFWDYDDNESAPWLRSALEMAHTEAPAPVRSRIPVNVTVPAVGAQRAAQIVRGGRGCTTAKVKVAAAGDTEAAEVSRLEAVRDALGPGGRIRIDANGGWSPQVAIRRIPVLDRAAGGLEYVEQPCPTVEDLAYVRKHVDVPIAADESIRRAEDPLRVVREHAADIAVLKVQPLGGIRSALRIAEQIKIPVVVSSALESSIGIAAGVALAAALPELPFACGLATTLLFAHDPVAKSLVPTQGALDVAAALDIQRGGPTGEPAAGPRADRWRERLHRVGKLVE